A region from the Sandaracinus amylolyticus genome encodes:
- a CDS encoding alpha/beta fold hydrolase: MASLTPFRQGRFDALPDVPRVAHGFFERETLDVDVAWGPRRRARVHVRKHGSGPPLLLLHGLMTSSYSWRYVLGPLGERFTCYAPDLPGNGKSEPCLDASYSPASFVTWIAALQDALGIGAAPCIANSMAGYLAMHAALEGVRFERLIQVHGPGIPEARFAALGVALSLPFAHDVLGAVIARDPERWCHRNVHYYDETLKSLEEAREYAAPLRTREGRRALSKYLQETMAIGPMRALRDRLQARRDRAEAFPVPLMLLYARRDPMVPARIGTEYAKLVPGARFEWVEDASHFAHVDAPERFLPPVLSFLNDRSRRAA; the protein is encoded by the coding sequence ATGGCTTCGCTCACTCCGTTCAGGCAGGGGCGCTTCGATGCGCTCCCCGACGTGCCGCGCGTCGCGCACGGGTTCTTCGAGCGCGAGACGCTCGACGTCGACGTCGCGTGGGGTCCCCGCCGCCGGGCGCGCGTGCACGTTCGCAAGCACGGCAGCGGACCGCCGCTGCTCCTGCTGCACGGCCTGATGACGTCGAGCTACTCGTGGCGCTACGTGCTCGGCCCACTCGGCGAGCGCTTCACGTGTTACGCGCCCGATCTGCCGGGCAACGGCAAGAGCGAGCCGTGCCTCGACGCGTCGTACTCGCCCGCGTCGTTCGTCACGTGGATCGCGGCGCTCCAGGACGCGCTCGGCATCGGCGCGGCGCCGTGCATCGCGAACTCGATGGCGGGTTATCTCGCGATGCACGCGGCGCTCGAGGGCGTCCGCTTCGAGCGGCTGATCCAGGTGCACGGCCCGGGGATCCCCGAGGCACGCTTCGCCGCGCTCGGCGTCGCGCTCTCGCTCCCGTTCGCGCACGACGTGCTCGGCGCCGTCATCGCGCGCGACCCCGAGCGCTGGTGCCACCGCAACGTGCACTACTACGACGAGACGCTGAAGTCGCTCGAGGAAGCGCGCGAGTACGCGGCGCCGCTGCGCACGCGCGAAGGACGACGCGCGCTGAGCAAGTACCTGCAGGAGACGATGGCGATCGGCCCGATGCGCGCGCTGCGCGATCGACTGCAGGCGCGACGTGATCGCGCCGAGGCGTTCCCGGTGCCGCTGATGTTGCTCTATGCGCGGCGCGACCCGATGGTCCCCGCGCGCATCGGCACCGAGTACGCGAAGCTCGTCCCCGGCGCGCGCTTCGAGTGGGTCGAGGACGCGTCGCACTTCGCGCACGTCGACGCGCCCGAGCGCTTCCTGCCGCCGGTGCTGTCGTTCTTGAACGATCGTTCAAGACGCGCGGCGTGA
- a CDS encoding carotenoid oxygenase family protein, whose protein sequence is MSLGPQPDPVFRQAQAQGLTHVYHGETNDRVARYVASAPLPAELSGRLLFTVFPYEAVFDEHTARFAHPHMLTAPGRVLAIDLDADGAGEHRLTLRALDVLSQHLRAIAPQATVRTDFAEVSWLGLANLANTTPVPTFEIGSGGRRLVVSYDAGRPTEIDPRALCHVSPIGSARDYETAVGSSFSPMIMTSGHPVYDPAFDSGRPALLFTNVVPRVLDFVTPFSQRIVRGDLYVTAWDGSSRGPARPIRVHVDGDPVTMEQASAHQICLTRDHLLVFNANLVLNTSALAEPILGLLTEEVRRKLPSFARPALDAMWRPLERFLRAPVPGTACDLYIIPKEALRRALEDGSRRVDGLRVRLPGELSHAIADWDDSSGHLTFYAQHNIGADPADQIHEDDELATGDRVDDRYRGLFTHATDLNQVRKHVVHVTSSTATLVSTKSFPDPASASQFKYGVNLLPPCQPLPYELAGGTSAASSLAAQVRTQTHTYWIAGGYLPEIMAVRTFDDFRAARTPSERLLPEAQFLTKLVDPANTTQLFRLDADLSLESAYAFPPGWLMSAPIYVPRAGGTTTKDGWLVGCVWGPTHPHVELWIFDGQQSLAAGPIAKLTPAPDEIGVRPGFPLHGSWIDREGVEGWERPDLRAAIVDLPRYVKVVETAVMAGGFARRAIAQLFTG, encoded by the coding sequence ATGTCGCTCGGCCCCCAGCCAGATCCGGTCTTCCGCCAGGCCCAAGCGCAGGGCTTGACCCACGTCTATCACGGCGAGACGAACGACCGCGTCGCGCGCTACGTCGCCAGCGCGCCGCTGCCCGCCGAGCTCTCGGGCCGCCTGCTCTTCACGGTCTTCCCCTACGAGGCCGTGTTCGACGAGCACACCGCGCGCTTCGCGCATCCGCACATGCTCACCGCGCCCGGGCGCGTGCTCGCGATCGATCTCGACGCCGATGGCGCGGGCGAGCATCGCCTCACGCTGCGCGCGCTCGACGTGCTGTCGCAGCACCTGCGCGCGATCGCGCCGCAGGCGACGGTGCGCACCGACTTCGCGGAGGTGAGCTGGCTCGGCCTCGCGAACCTCGCGAACACCACGCCCGTGCCCACGTTCGAGATCGGCTCCGGAGGTCGTCGCCTCGTCGTCTCGTACGACGCAGGTCGCCCGACCGAGATCGATCCGCGCGCGCTCTGTCACGTCAGCCCGATCGGCAGTGCCCGCGACTACGAGACCGCGGTGGGCAGCTCCTTCTCGCCGATGATCATGACGAGCGGGCACCCGGTCTACGACCCCGCGTTCGACTCGGGCCGTCCCGCGCTGCTCTTCACCAACGTCGTGCCGCGCGTGCTCGACTTCGTCACGCCGTTCTCGCAGCGAATCGTGCGCGGCGATCTCTACGTGACCGCGTGGGACGGCAGCTCGCGCGGCCCGGCGCGACCGATCCGCGTCCACGTCGACGGCGATCCCGTCACGATGGAGCAGGCGTCCGCGCACCAGATCTGCCTCACGAGGGATCATCTCCTCGTCTTCAACGCGAACCTCGTGCTCAACACGTCGGCGCTCGCCGAGCCGATCCTCGGGCTCCTCACCGAGGAAGTGCGGCGCAAGCTGCCCTCGTTCGCGCGGCCCGCGCTCGACGCGATGTGGCGCCCGCTCGAGCGATTCCTGCGCGCGCCCGTTCCCGGCACCGCGTGCGACCTCTACATCATCCCGAAGGAGGCGCTGCGCCGCGCGCTCGAGGACGGAAGCCGTCGCGTCGACGGACTGCGCGTGCGCCTGCCGGGTGAGCTCAGCCACGCGATCGCCGACTGGGACGACTCGAGCGGGCACCTCACGTTCTACGCGCAGCACAACATCGGCGCGGATCCCGCGGATCAGATCCACGAGGACGACGAGCTCGCGACGGGCGATCGCGTCGACGATCGTTATCGCGGGCTCTTCACGCACGCGACCGATCTCAACCAGGTGCGCAAGCACGTCGTGCACGTGACCTCGAGCACCGCGACGTTGGTGTCGACGAAGTCGTTCCCCGATCCCGCGAGCGCGAGCCAGTTCAAGTACGGCGTGAACCTGCTCCCGCCGTGTCAGCCGCTGCCGTACGAGCTCGCGGGCGGGACGAGCGCGGCGAGCAGCCTCGCGGCCCAGGTCCGCACGCAGACGCACACGTACTGGATCGCGGGCGGGTACCTGCCCGAGATCATGGCGGTGCGCACGTTCGACGACTTCCGCGCGGCGCGCACGCCGAGCGAGCGATTGCTCCCCGAGGCGCAGTTCCTGACGAAGCTCGTCGACCCGGCGAACACGACGCAGCTCTTCCGGCTCGATGCCGATCTGAGCCTCGAGAGCGCGTACGCGTTCCCGCCGGGGTGGCTGATGAGCGCGCCGATCTACGTACCGCGCGCGGGCGGCACGACGACGAAGGACGGATGGCTCGTCGGCTGCGTGTGGGGCCCGACGCACCCGCACGTCGAGCTCTGGATCTTCGACGGACAGCAGTCGCTCGCGGCGGGACCGATCGCGAAGCTCACGCCCGCGCCCGACGAGATCGGCGTGCGCCCCGGCTTCCCGCTGCACGGCTCGTGGATCGATCGCGAAGGCGTCGAGGGCTGGGAGCGCCCCGATCTTCGAGCCGCGATCGTCGACCTCCCGCGCTACGTGAAGGTCGTCGAGACCGCGGTGATGGCCGGCGGCTTCGCGCGCCGCGCGATCGCGCAGCTGTTCACGGGCTGA
- a CDS encoding STAS/SEC14 domain-containing protein, with the protein MTLSVSTSGPFIDVVITNALEPSDLAALLDAIDRARRSGPFVVLTDTLAMSTVSPQVASDFADALKRMPSLKDVWIGDAVVVSSAIARFVLSRLIIVAPLPTEVKVFDARAPARAWLASVLDRNNVRVPSSLKLAETAAKTA; encoded by the coding sequence ATGACCCTGAGCGTCTCGACCAGTGGGCCATTCATCGACGTCGTGATCACGAACGCGCTCGAGCCGTCGGATCTCGCCGCGCTGCTGGATGCGATCGACAGGGCCCGTCGGTCGGGGCCCTTCGTCGTGCTCACCGACACGCTCGCGATGAGCACGGTGTCGCCCCAGGTCGCGTCGGACTTCGCGGATGCGCTGAAGCGGATGCCGTCGCTGAAGGACGTGTGGATCGGCGATGCGGTCGTCGTGAGCTCGGCGATCGCGCGCTTCGTGCTCTCGCGGCTCATCATCGTCGCGCCGCTGCCGACCGAGGTGAAGGTGTTCGATGCCCGCGCGCCGGCGCGCGCGTGGCTCGCGTCGGTGCTCGACCGCAACAACGTGCGCGTGCCGAGCTCGCTGAAGCTGGCCGAGACCGCCGCCAAGACCGCGTGA
- a CDS encoding terpene synthase family protein, with amino-acid sequence MLGWLEQLGCTSAEIGRARQFDVAGYVGIPFPSISRETTIRIAKHLTLWLLWDDVHVESLEHGWRIEPTHVLEGRRPARLTRFDEGWWQLFSALAARRSARWLRDLCDAMITWSDAARAEAIAIDDWSRTGARPTFEAQLATRIVTIGMYPTFHLLEDALDHELPRALHDDPVLAQLKKTSGEIVGLGNDIFSFGKDLALGRLNLVSTLQHEADLSGADALERIVRMHDRALETFDRLAASVGSWSADEDPWVARWLEDVRYASLGFGLWEARAPRYAAHKLVVDGRVVEPSFVTDEDADFDSRSIRFPIGRRFG; translated from the coding sequence GTGCTCGGATGGCTCGAGCAGCTCGGATGCACGAGCGCCGAAATCGGGCGAGCGCGCCAGTTCGACGTCGCGGGCTACGTGGGAATCCCGTTTCCGAGCATCTCGCGCGAGACGACGATCCGAATCGCCAAGCACCTCACGCTCTGGCTGCTCTGGGACGACGTCCACGTCGAGTCGCTGGAGCACGGATGGCGCATCGAGCCCACTCACGTGCTCGAGGGACGACGTCCCGCGCGACTGACACGCTTCGACGAAGGCTGGTGGCAGCTCTTCTCGGCGCTCGCGGCGCGGCGGAGCGCGCGCTGGCTGCGCGATCTGTGCGACGCGATGATCACGTGGAGCGACGCAGCGCGCGCGGAGGCGATCGCCATCGACGACTGGAGTCGGACCGGAGCGCGCCCGACCTTCGAGGCGCAGCTCGCGACGCGCATCGTCACGATCGGCATGTACCCGACGTTCCATCTGCTCGAGGACGCGCTCGATCACGAGCTCCCTCGCGCGCTCCACGACGACCCCGTCCTGGCGCAGCTGAAGAAGACGTCTGGTGAGATCGTCGGGCTCGGCAACGACATCTTCAGCTTCGGGAAGGATCTCGCGCTCGGTCGGCTCAACCTCGTCTCCACGCTCCAGCACGAGGCCGATCTCTCGGGCGCCGATGCGCTCGAGCGGATCGTGCGGATGCACGATCGCGCGCTCGAGACGTTCGACCGGCTCGCAGCCTCCGTCGGCAGCTGGAGCGCCGACGAAGATCCGTGGGTCGCGCGCTGGCTCGAGGACGTCCGCTACGCGTCGCTGGGGTTCGGCCTCTGGGAGGCGCGCGCTCCGCGCTACGCGGCGCACAAGCTCGTCGTCGACGGACGCGTCGTCGAGCCGTCGTTCGTCACCGACGAGGACGCCGACTTCGATTCGCGCTCGATTCGTTTCCCCATCGGCAGGAGGTTCGGATGA
- a CDS encoding MBL fold metallo-hydrolase encodes MTRRRLWSILGNSQRLDGGAMFGNAPRPVWERWIAPDERHRIPLACRAMLIEETHDDGTVRRVLFETGIGAFFAPKLRDRYGVVESEHVLLASLARAGTTHEQIDVVVLSHLHFDHAGGLLAAYEEGAAPRLLFPNATFVVGHEAWERAKHPHPRDRASFVPELIALLEQSGRLEIASGDRSRALGPDYVLHRSEGHTPGLVLAEVPSDAGPIVFAADLIPGRPWVHLPITMGYDRWPEKLIDEKESLLRDLVARGGRLFFTHDPETAMGRVTRDDAGRYGVGEIWTEPSALPI; translated from the coding sequence ATGACCCGCCGCCGCCTCTGGTCGATCCTCGGGAACTCGCAGCGCCTCGACGGAGGCGCGATGTTCGGCAACGCACCGCGCCCGGTGTGGGAGCGCTGGATCGCGCCGGACGAACGGCATCGCATCCCGCTCGCGTGCCGCGCGATGTTGATCGAGGAGACGCACGACGACGGAACGGTGCGGCGCGTGCTGTTCGAGACCGGGATCGGCGCGTTCTTCGCGCCCAAGCTGCGGGATCGCTACGGCGTGGTCGAGAGCGAGCACGTGCTCCTCGCGAGCCTCGCGCGCGCGGGCACCACGCACGAGCAGATCGACGTCGTCGTGCTCTCGCACCTGCACTTCGATCACGCGGGCGGTCTCCTCGCCGCGTACGAAGAGGGCGCGGCCCCGCGCCTGCTCTTCCCGAACGCGACGTTCGTCGTCGGTCACGAGGCCTGGGAGCGCGCGAAGCACCCGCATCCGCGCGATCGCGCGTCGTTCGTGCCCGAGCTGATCGCGCTGCTCGAGCAGAGCGGGCGCCTCGAGATCGCGTCCGGCGATCGCTCGCGCGCGCTCGGGCCGGACTACGTGCTCCATCGCTCCGAGGGGCACACGCCGGGGCTCGTGCTCGCCGAGGTGCCGAGCGACGCCGGTCCGATCGTGTTCGCGGCCGATCTGATCCCGGGTCGCCCCTGGGTGCACCTGCCGATCACGATGGGCTACGACCGCTGGCCCGAGAAGCTGATCGACGAGAAGGAGTCGCTGCTGCGCGATCTCGTCGCGCGGGGAGGGCGGCTCTTCTTCACGCACGATCCCGAGACCGCGATGGGCCGCGTGACGCGCGATGACGCGGGGCGCTACGGCGTCGGCGAGATCTGGACCGAGCCGAGCGCGCTTCCGATCTGA
- a CDS encoding matrixin family metalloprotease → MRTESVLASALLATLALVPAEASAWCQMTTGGRRPGPGETCVVATPPDSFPLAWRQRCTSMSLSTFGSSTLSPDQVADVLRGAIATWEGVRCDGQPTGLHVEVLAEMNACERASHFTGDRNVHSVIFVQDGWVTERMHDARAFAVTLVWHDPQSGEIWDADMEINEERGPFVVCPAEGCADGEVDLPNVITHEMGHYFGLAHTPDDALATMWASAEPAETLKRDLQPDDVTGLCSIYPPGALPEQCDPAPRGGLGLDCQREEGCNCSVPGLPGGSAGGAMALIVVVATLVAARRRK, encoded by the coding sequence GTGCGGACTGAGAGCGTCCTCGCATCCGCGCTGCTCGCGACGCTCGCGCTCGTCCCCGCGGAGGCGAGCGCGTGGTGTCAGATGACGACCGGCGGACGTCGCCCCGGGCCCGGTGAGACGTGCGTCGTCGCGACCCCACCGGACTCGTTCCCGCTCGCGTGGCGGCAGCGCTGCACGTCGATGTCGCTGAGCACGTTCGGGAGCTCGACGCTCTCGCCCGACCAGGTCGCAGACGTGCTGCGCGGCGCGATCGCGACGTGGGAAGGCGTGCGCTGCGACGGCCAGCCGACCGGGCTCCACGTCGAGGTGCTCGCCGAGATGAACGCGTGCGAGCGCGCGTCGCACTTCACCGGCGATCGCAACGTGCACTCGGTGATCTTCGTGCAGGACGGCTGGGTCACCGAGCGCATGCACGACGCGCGTGCGTTCGCGGTCACGCTCGTGTGGCACGACCCGCAGAGCGGCGAGATCTGGGACGCCGACATGGAGATCAACGAGGAGCGCGGCCCCTTCGTCGTGTGCCCCGCGGAGGGCTGCGCCGACGGCGAGGTCGACCTCCCGAACGTCATCACGCACGAGATGGGGCACTACTTCGGCCTCGCGCACACGCCCGACGACGCGCTCGCGACGATGTGGGCGTCGGCCGAGCCCGCCGAGACGCTGAAGCGCGATCTGCAGCCCGACGACGTCACCGGGCTCTGCTCGATCTATCCGCCGGGCGCGCTGCCCGAGCAGTGCGACCCGGCGCCGCGCGGCGGGCTCGGGCTCGACTGCCAGCGTGAAGAGGGCTGCAACTGCAGCGTCCCCGGGCTGCCGGGCGGCAGCGCGGGCGGCGCGATGGCGCTGATCGTGGTGGTCGCGACGCTCGTCGCGGCGCGCCGACGGAAGTGA
- a CDS encoding MauE/DoxX family redox-associated membrane protein, with protein MPGVPVIARLSPRTRRVAVVVLRLAIAAVFVSAAIPKLMDPASFARDVDNYHVLPAALVGPVAVALPVIELVVAAALVSGVHAAGAALIAMGMLVVFALGMVQALARGIDLDCGCFGSAMEARVSGATVTRNVILALACLPIVLASDRREPPRAAEAST; from the coding sequence GTGCCGGGTGTGCCCGTGATCGCGCGCCTCTCGCCTCGCACCCGCCGCGTCGCGGTCGTCGTGCTGCGGCTCGCGATCGCCGCCGTGTTCGTGAGCGCCGCGATCCCGAAGCTGATGGACCCCGCGTCGTTCGCGCGCGACGTCGACAACTACCACGTGCTCCCGGCCGCGCTGGTCGGACCGGTCGCGGTCGCGCTGCCGGTGATCGAGCTCGTCGTCGCGGCCGCGCTCGTCAGCGGCGTGCACGCCGCGGGCGCGGCGCTGATCGCGATGGGCATGCTCGTCGTGTTCGCGCTCGGCATGGTGCAGGCGCTCGCGCGCGGCATCGATCTCGACTGCGGCTGCTTCGGCAGCGCGATGGAAGCGCGCGTCAGCGGCGCGACGGTGACGCGCAACGTGATCCTCGCGCTCGCGTGCCTGCCGATCGTGCTCGCGAGCGACCGACGTGAGCCGCCGCGCGCTGCCGAAGCGTCGACCTGA
- a CDS encoding rhodanese-like domain-containing protein yields the protein MLLVGALLGAAIGVLRGVPDVEGMRAEAPASCAAPVEARPEVRWIEQAEAHGMVEDVAVTFVDARSRDAYEAGHVAGALNVPMETGAIDERATSLVRGSRVVITYCDTSGDCASSKRLAGLLAEAGLPDVRVLRGGMPGWLENGYAAEAGPCRVCP from the coding sequence GTGCTGCTCGTCGGCGCGCTGCTCGGCGCGGCGATCGGCGTCCTGCGCGGCGTGCCCGACGTCGAAGGGATGCGCGCCGAGGCGCCCGCGTCGTGCGCCGCGCCGGTCGAAGCGCGGCCCGAGGTGCGCTGGATCGAGCAGGCCGAGGCGCACGGCATGGTGGAGGACGTCGCGGTGACGTTCGTCGATGCACGCTCGCGCGACGCGTACGAGGCGGGCCACGTCGCGGGCGCGCTCAACGTGCCGATGGAGACGGGCGCGATCGACGAGCGCGCGACGTCGCTCGTCCGCGGATCGCGCGTGGTGATCACGTACTGCGACACCAGCGGCGACTGCGCGAGCAGCAAGCGCCTCGCGGGGTTGCTCGCGGAGGCCGGGCTCCCCGACGTGCGCGTGCTGCGCGGCGGCATGCCGGGCTGGCTCGAGAACGGATATGCCGCGGAGGCCGGACCGTGCCGGGTGTGCCCGTGA
- a CDS encoding PolC-type DNA polymerase III, whose protein sequence is MRASIDVCGCFPTGKHYPGIAERMARLTTRVRGMAEGFEPATVWAAARFAVLDFETTGLDPEVDRVIEIGVACFEGGELVETRNWLVNPGMPIGEESKAITGITDEMVADAPSFGGVWDEVRVVLTGRIPVAYNHAFDSKFLWAECRRLGLPPRGSELPPAACDDGVWIDPLVWAREIQKDEKGHKLGDVCARLGVSLETAHRANHDAEAAGRVLLALAAKMPERYGDLLRVQQRYAATQDVEITWRRR, encoded by the coding sequence ATGCGCGCCTCGATCGACGTCTGCGGCTGCTTCCCGACCGGCAAACACTATCCAGGCATCGCCGAGCGCATGGCGCGCCTGACGACGCGCGTGCGCGGCATGGCCGAGGGCTTCGAGCCCGCGACCGTGTGGGCCGCGGCGCGCTTCGCGGTGCTCGACTTCGAGACGACGGGCCTCGATCCCGAGGTCGATCGCGTGATCGAGATCGGCGTCGCGTGCTTCGAGGGCGGCGAGCTCGTCGAGACGCGCAACTGGCTGGTGAACCCGGGCATGCCGATCGGCGAGGAGAGCAAGGCGATCACCGGCATCACCGACGAGATGGTCGCGGACGCGCCGAGCTTCGGGGGCGTCTGGGACGAGGTCCGCGTGGTGCTGACCGGGCGCATCCCGGTCGCGTACAACCACGCGTTCGACAGCAAGTTCCTGTGGGCCGAGTGTCGTCGCCTCGGTCTTCCGCCGCGCGGCTCCGAGCTGCCGCCCGCGGCCTGCGACGACGGCGTGTGGATCGATCCGCTCGTCTGGGCCCGCGAGATCCAGAAGGACGAGAAGGGCCACAAGCTCGGCGACGTGTGCGCGCGCCTCGGCGTGTCGCTCGAGACCGCGCACCGCGCGAACCACGACGCGGAAGCGGCGGGGCGCGTGCTGCTCGCGCTCGCCGCGAAGATGCCCGAGCGCTACGGCGACCTGCTGCGCGTGCAGCAGCGCTACGCGGCGACGCAGGACGTCGAGATCACCTGGCGCCGGCGCTGA
- a CDS encoding tetratricopeptide repeat protein, protein MRLGFAAIVIIGIGLVAAAPRARAQEDDAARAHFEAGRLHFDRGAYEAAQQEFEAAYELSGRPALLYNLYLTAERLGDFDTAIAHLERFLAEGSPSDEQRAQLEPRLDNLRTRRDRARAGMEPEPEPDPATPPPAPARREGDLVPALVAFGVAGAALVSFAITGGLALAEDDSLSSGCGATDRCTDDEVSTLSALVVAADVSWITAAVAATAGVVLLVTLGLPSGDSERVSLAPFFTPDGSGGVVVMGRL, encoded by the coding sequence ATGCGACTGGGATTCGCAGCGATCGTGATCATCGGCATCGGGCTGGTCGCCGCCGCGCCACGCGCGCGGGCTCAGGAGGACGATGCCGCGCGCGCGCACTTCGAGGCGGGACGTCTGCACTTCGATCGCGGCGCGTACGAAGCCGCGCAGCAGGAGTTCGAGGCCGCGTACGAGCTGAGCGGGCGGCCCGCGCTGCTCTACAACCTCTATCTCACGGCCGAGCGTCTCGGTGACTTCGACACCGCGATCGCGCACCTCGAGCGCTTCCTCGCGGAGGGCTCGCCCTCGGACGAGCAGCGCGCGCAGCTCGAGCCGCGGCTCGACAACCTGAGGACGCGACGCGATCGTGCGCGCGCCGGGATGGAGCCCGAGCCCGAGCCCGACCCGGCGACACCGCCTCCCGCGCCCGCGCGGCGCGAGGGCGATCTCGTCCCTGCGCTGGTCGCGTTCGGGGTGGCCGGTGCCGCGCTCGTGTCCTTCGCGATCACCGGCGGGCTCGCGCTCGCCGAGGACGACTCGCTCTCGAGCGGATGCGGCGCGACGGATCGATGCACCGACGACGAGGTGTCGACGCTCTCGGCGCTCGTCGTCGCGGCGGACGTCAGCTGGATCACCGCGGCGGTCGCGGCGACCGCGGGCGTGGTGCTGCTCGTGACGCTGGGGCTTCCCTCCGGCGACTCGGAGCGCGTGTCGCTCGCGCCGTTCTTCACGCCGGACGGCAGCGGCGGCGTCGTCGTGATGGGGAGGCTCTGA